The genomic interval CTCTTTGCTTTTGTTGAATCCATATCCCCATGACATTCAAGAAATTTACAGGTAGCACAAGAGAAAACCTAAATTATTGAGTTTGGTCGATTCGCTGAAATTAGTAAAAGAGTAAAGGAAAGAAAAGACCAGAAAGATTCAATTTTAAGGTTATTTATATTTAATAGAATATAATCAGAACAGGATATGAGAATGATTCAATTTGATTTAATATTTGTTCCCACTGACGGAAAAAGAGAAGTAGAACATTCAATTACCACAGAAAATTTAGAAGATTTACAAAAGTTTAAAGATGCTAGAACAATTAAAATTTGTTTTTAGACCAAACTGGATTTGAAGAATTTATAAAGTTTGTTCCTAAGACATTAGTAAGTTTATCATTATTTCAGTGTAAAGATATTAAAGATTTATCTCCACTTGAAAAATTAAATAATATAGAATATTTAAATTTTTATTGGAACAGAAAAGCAACAAAATTATGGAATATGACATTTACCCCTAAGTTGCAAACTTTACAAATGGTTGATTGTAATAAAATAATTGATTTTTCATATTTGAAAAATGCAAACATTAAGAAATTGAGGTTAATGGGATGCAATGGATTATCATCATTCACATCTAAACTTATGATTGACGATCTTTCCAATATATTTAATATGAAAATTTAGAGTCACTTGCTCTTGATATAGTAAAGAATTATGATGTGTTAGAGTTTCTTAAAAGTCTTGTCAAACTTATATATTTAAAGGAATTATATATTCCGGATAATTCCTTAACATTTGAACAATTTGCATGGTTAAAATCCAAACTACCAGACACTGAGGGTTTAGAGGGAGTAAGATTTTTTAGTATATCGGGAGTTGTTGATTCTAATGAAACAGTCTTAGAGTGTTATTCTATCATTGGAAAAAGAAAACCTAGGTGTTTGTCAGTAGATAAAATAGATCTTGTTAATAAATATAAAAATGATTATAACAAACTTGTAGAAAAATACGGGAATGAAATTGAACCACTGGAATAAATTAGTTTTTATCCACTAAATCGAATTTATAAAATATTCAATAATCTAGGAATGAGGGAAGTAACGTGATATTAACAATTACCTATGAAAAACAAAACGCAAGTGATTTGGGTTATCTTTTACATAAGAACCCGTATCGACCACAATCGGTTGATATTAGTAAAGGAAGAGCCTATATATTTTATCCTGAAATAAGTGATACATCGTGTACTATGTCAATGTTGTTAGACATTAACTCAGTGAATTTAGTTCGTAAATCAAAAAACAGTATTTTTGATTATGTAAATGACAGACCTTATACATCTTCGTCATTTTTAAGTGTCGCAATTGCTAAAGTTTTTAGTACTGCATTATCAGGAATATGTCAAAAGCGACCTGAACTAGTGGATGAAGAAGTACCGATACAAGCATCATTAACCATGGTACCTTGTAAAGGTGGAAAGAAAATAATTTATGATTTTTTCGCATCAGAACCTTTAAAGTACCAAGTGGAGGTTGAAGAATTTTTATTAGATGAAAATCATCCACATTGGGGTAAAGGGAATTACTACAACATCACAATTAAAAAGAAAACCACTATTAAAGAAGTTCTAAGACATATTTATATATTAGTTCCATCACTTGATATAGACAAGCATTATTTTGTGAGTGAGAATGAAATTGATAAGTTAGAACGATATGGAGAACCATGGATTCAGAGTCATCCTTTTAAAGAAGAAATTATATCAAGATATATGATTAAAATGAAGAGTTTATATAATCAGGCAGTAAAAAGATTGTTTGAAGACAGTGATGAAAAAGAAGAGGAACAAGATATTGAGAAATTAAATAAAAAATTAAAACTAAATAAACTAAGAATGAATGCAGTAGTAGAAGCAATTTTAAACACTAATGCAAGTAAAATTATCGATTTAGGTTGTGGTGAAGGTAAATTAATTGGAAAAATAATTAATAATAATCGTATAAACAAAATTACGGGTGTAGATATATCCTATTCTCAATTAGAACGAGCTAAACAAAGATTAAAATTAGATGAATTAGCACCTAACAGAAGAGATAAGGTGAAACTTATTCAAGGATCATTAACTTATATTGATGAACGATTTCTAGGTTATGACCTAGCAACTTTAATCGAAGTGATTGAACATATAGATTATGATCGTTTATGGATGTTAGAAAAGAATATATTTGAAAATGCAAGACCAAAATTCGTTATCGTTACAACACCAAATAAAGAGTATAACGAATATTATGGCATGAAAGAATCTAATTTAAGGCATCCTGATCACAGATTTGAATGGAGTAGAAATGAATTTGAAACTTGGTGTCTAAGGATGGCCAAAGAATATAGATATGATGTCACGTTTAAAGAAATTGGTGAAACCATTGATCAAATTGGTGCTCCAACACAAATGGGGGTGTTCGCACTATGCAAATAAAAGTACCTGATTTATCGTTAGTTGTGTTAATAGGTGCTTCGTCTTCAGGAAAGACTACGTTCTCAAAAGCACATTTTAATAGTAGTGAAGTTGTCTCATCTGATTATTGTAGAATGATTTTATCAGATGATGAAAATAATCAATCAGTTAATCAAGAAGCATTTGATTTATTACATACGATTGTAGATAAGCGTTTGAAATTAGGACGATTAACAGTTGTTGATGCTACTAATATTCAAAAATCAGCTAGAAAAAAACTCATTTCGATTGCTAAGAATAATGACTGTTTTCCGGTAGCGATTGTTTTAAATTTACCCGTAGCTCTTTTAAAAGAAAGAAATAGAGAACGAGAAGATCGCCAGATTGGTCAGTATGTTATAAAGCACCATGCTGATGAGGTTAGAAGAAGTATTCGTCATTTAAAACAAGAGGGGTTCCGGTTTATCTATGTTATTAAATCGTTAGAAGAATTAGAATTAGTGACAATTGAGCGGAAGAAGTCATGGAATAATAAAAAAGATGAAAAAGGTCCTTTTGATATTATAGGAGATGTACATGGTTGCTATGACGAACTGATTGAATTATTGACTCGACTAAACTATAAAGTTGAAACTGATTATACCAAAAAATATGGTGTAAAAATCACGGCACCGGAAAATAGAAGGTTAATTTTCCTTGGTGATTTAAATGACCGAGGACCGAAATCTGTAGAAACATTTAAATTAGTCATGACATGTGTTGAAGAAAAAATCGCCTTTTTCATTCCAGGTAATCATGAAATAAAACTCTTAAGGAAATTAAGTGGTAAAAATGTTTCTATTAATCATGGCCTTGATAGTACATTAAAACAATTAAAAAAAGAAACAGATGAATTTAAAGAGAAGCTACAAATATTTATTGATCAATCGGTAAGTCACTATGTACTAGATGATGGTAAATTAGTCGTAGCACATGCTGGTTTACCAGAACATTATCATGGACGAACATCGGGTAGAGTTCGAAGTTTTTCTATATTCGGTGATGTTACTGGAGAAAAGGATGAAGAGGGACTGCCAATTAGAAATGATTGGACCAGCGATTATCGTGGAGATGCTGTCGTAGTCTATGGACATGTCCCTCAAAAAAAGGTTTATCAATCCAATAATACCTTTTGTATTGATACCGGCTGTGTTTTTGGTGGAGAATTAACAGCCTTACGATATCCTGAATTAGAATGTGTAAGTGTTTTAGCTAATGACATTTACTGTGATGATAATGTTAATTTTAAGAATGATCAAGCTATTCGAATAGATAAGAATTTAATTTATGCTAAAGATGTTCTGGGTAATAAGGTGATTTATACTCGTTTATTAAATCAGATAAAGTTAAAAGAAGAAAACAACATAGCAGCCTTTGAAACAATGAGTCGTTTTGCTATTAATCCTAATTGGCTTGTTTATTTACCTCCAACAATGTCACCATCTGAAACCTCAAAAGATGATGCATACCTTGAGTATCCAACTGAAGCCTTTAATTATTACTTTAGTAATGGGATAGAAGAAATCGTATGTGAAGAAAAACATATGGGATCAAGAGCTATTATTGTTCTTTGTAAAAATCAAGCAACTGCGAAAGAAAAGTTTAATGCGATGAATGGAGAAATTGGTATTTGTTATACGCGAACAGGACGAAATTTCTTCAATGACCGCAGTCTTGAACAAGATTTCTTAAACAAAGTTAAAGGTATATTAGACAAGACAAATTTTTGGGATGATTTCAATACAGACTGGGTAGTATTGGATAATGAATTAATGCCATGGTCCATAAAGGCACAACATCTTATACATGATCAATATGCTCCTATAGGATTAGCAGGGAAAGTATCTTTGAAAAAGGCGAATGAATTATTAGAACAAGTCAAGGATGTACAAAATCAATATATTATGAATAACAAAAATGGAGGAGCTAGTTCTTTTGATATTAATCAATTGATAGAAAAAACAAAAGAGCGATATACAAAAATAAATAACTACATTAAAGCCTATCAAAATTATTGTTGGGATGTTGTAAGTATTGATGACTTGAAATTAGCTCCATTTCACATATTAGCAACTGAAGGTTTTGTTCATGCTGATAAAAATCATATCTGGCATATGAAAACAATTGAACAGTATTTTGATACT from Mycoplasmatota bacterium carries:
- a CDS encoding 3' terminal RNA ribose 2'-O-methyltransferase Hen1, which encodes MILTITYEKQNASDLGYLLHKNPYRPQSVDISKGRAYIFYPEISDTSCTMSMLLDINSVNLVRKSKNSIFDYVNDRPYTSSSFLSVAIAKVFSTALSGICQKRPELVDEEVPIQASLTMVPCKGGKKIIYDFFASEPLKYQVEVEEFLLDENHPHWGKGNYYNITIKKKTTIKEVLRHIYILVPSLDIDKHYFVSENEIDKLERYGEPWIQSHPFKEEIISRYMIKMKSLYNQAVKRLFEDSDEKEEEQDIEKLNKKLKLNKLRMNAVVEAILNTNASKIIDLGCGEGKLIGKIINNNRINKITGVDISYSQLERAKQRLKLDELAPNRRDKVKLIQGSLTYIDERFLGYDLATLIEVIEHIDYDRLWMLEKNIFENARPKFVIVTTPNKEYNEYYGMKESNLRHPDHRFEWSRNEFETWCLRMAKEYRYDVTFKEIGETIDQIGAPTQMGVFALCK
- a CDS encoding polynucleotide kinase-phosphatase, translating into MQIKVPDLSLVVLIGASSSGKTTFSKAHFNSSEVVSSDYCRMILSDDENNQSVNQEAFDLLHTIVDKRLKLGRLTVVDATNIQKSARKKLISIAKNNDCFPVAIVLNLPVALLKERNREREDRQIGQYVIKHHADEVRRSIRHLKQEGFRFIYVIKSLEELELVTIERKKSWNNKKDEKGPFDIIGDVHGCYDELIELLTRLNYKVETDYTKKYGVKITAPENRRLIFLGDLNDRGPKSVETFKLVMTCVEEKIAFFIPGNHEIKLLRKLSGKNVSINHGLDSTLKQLKKETDEFKEKLQIFIDQSVSHYVLDDGKLVVAHAGLPEHYHGRTSGRVRSFSIFGDVTGEKDEEGLPIRNDWTSDYRGDAVVVYGHVPQKKVYQSNNTFCIDTGCVFGGELTALRYPELECVSVLANDIYCDDNVNFKNDQAIRIDKNLIYAKDVLGNKVIYTRLLNQIKLKEENNIAAFETMSRFAINPNWLVYLPPTMSPSETSKDDAYLEYPTEAFNYYFSNGIEEIVCEEKHMGSRAIIVLCKNQATAKEKFNAMNGEIGICYTRTGRNFFNDRSLEQDFLNKVKGILDKTNFWDDFNTDWVVLDNELMPWSIKAQHLIHDQYAPIGLAGKVSLKKANELLEQVKDVQNQYIMNNKNGGASSFDINQLIEKTKERYTKINNYIKAYQNYCWDVVSIDDLKLAPFHILATEGFVHADKNHIWHMKTIEQYFDTKDSIIKRTNYIIVKNNEASIQKGIDWWLDLTKQGGEGMVVKPKEFINYGKKGPLQPAIKCRGKEYLRIIYGPEYDFKENLDTLKKRGLSKKRSMAIKEFSLGLEALKRFVQGEPLYRIHECVFGVLSMESDAVDPRL